In Vigna radiata var. radiata cultivar VC1973A unplaced genomic scaffold, Vradiata_ver6 scaffold_625, whole genome shotgun sequence, the genomic stretch GAGAATGCTTTTCAAGTAATTCCAAGTGTACCATTcaacattgtaatagtttaGTTTCCACCTtttagtgtgaaagtgtgtcaaggggctccaagtgtcacttgcactttcacatagggccgtttttcattttctttcactgTTAATTTACTTTGCTTGattgtcttttatattttaattctccGAGATATTTAGGAGCGTGTTTCATATAGTAAACCTACCTTCGTTTAGTTTTTAGGTGCATTTTATAGTGCATTTTTGAttgtcttttatgttttaattctcCGTAATATTTAGGAGCGTGTTTCATATACTAAAccttaaaattctaaaatcctaAAACCTAAATCCTAACACTTTAAACCataaacctaaaccctaaactcctAAAACcgtaaatcctaaaccctaaaaaaaccctaaactctaaaaccTAAAACACTAAActcctaaaaccctaaaccttaaaacctaacaccctaaaccctaaaaaaccctaaactttaAAACtgtaaaccctaaaaccctaaaccctaaaaccctaaaatctaAACCTTAAAATCTAAACCCTACAACCTAAACCCTAAcaccttaaaccctaaaaacctaaaccctaaaatcctAAAACCGTAAACCCTATAACTTTAAACcctaaaacttaaaatccaaaacccaaaaccctaaaaccctaaaccctaaaaccctaaaccctacaacctaaaccctaacaccttaaaaccctaaaccctaaaaccgtaaaccctaaaaccgtaaaccctaaaacccAAAACCCCTAAACCCCTAAAACCTTAAACTCCtaaatccctaaaccctaaaacctaaaacctatcctaaaaccctaaaacctaaaccctaacaccttaaaccctaaaaccctaaacctaaacTCTAAAATCCTGAAACCCTAAAATCCTGAAACCCTAAAACTTTAAACCCTAAAActtaaaaccctaaacccaaaacccgaaaaccctaaaccctaaaaccctaaaccctaaaccctaaaccctaaaaccataaaccctaaaccctaaaacctaaccctaaaccctaaaacctaaccctaaaccctaaaacctaaaccctaaaccctaaacccttaaaccctaaatcctaaaccctaaaacctaaaccctacaacctaaaccctaacaccctaaaaccctaaaccctaaaccctaaaccctaaaccctaaaccctaaatccctagatccctaaaaccctaaaacctaaaccctaaaaccctaaaccgtaaaacctaaaacctaaaccctaaaccgtaaaaccctaaaaccctaaaactctaaactctaaaccataaaccgtaaaccctaaaccgtaaactctaaaccctaaaccgtaaaccttaaacccaaaaccctaaacccaaaaccctaaaccctaaacccaaagaATCAAGGAACAACAAGAAAGAACGAACGAAAATTAATTGGCCGAACGAGGATTAATTGCTAGTGAATAAAGaacaacaataaattataatttatcctTAAAAANAGCTTATGTCATTGAGCTTTAGATTCAATCcatcaacatatatataaagttgAGTGGAGGAAACACTTCACAGACAATTATTTTCtgttaaatgtaaaatttcatAGCTCTAATTTATTTGGTATGAAAATGAGTGAAATAGTTGGTATATAGAGTGAGTCAAGGAAAAGGTGCCCTTAACTTGATCTAAGTCTCATCGATGTCAATGGCAAATCCTTTGCCATGCTGCTTCCAATAGTCAACCAAGGGGTTGATCATTctctgaaaaaaaattgtacttgGCATCATTCACCAAACTTGGACTTTCTACTTGTGGAGATATCATCAGCGCAAGTGCACCCATAGGAAGCCTATCCCCTGCATTTGTAATTAAAtgctttaaaaaaaacttaaaagaggATCAAATTATTTCCATGTATGCGTACCTCTGTCAGCCTGCCACGTACAACAGAATTTGCCGTAAGTTTTGGCTAGGTTTTCGAGCTCCGGTTTCCCAATAAGCTCTGGAACTCTAGGGTTCACCCAGAGACCCGATTTGACCTGCACGGTTCAAATCATCATTCAGAAATTTTCAATTccaagtagaaaaaaaaaacacatgacANNNNNNNNNNNNNNNNNNNNNNNNNNNNNNNNNNNNNNNNNNNNNNNNNNNNNNNNNNNNNNNNNNNNNNNNNNNNNNNNNNNNNNNNNNNNNNNNNNNNNNNNNNNNNNNNNNNNNNNNNNNNNNNNNNNNNNNNNNNNNNNNNNNNNNNNNNNNNNNNNNNNNNNNNNNNNNNNNNNNNNNNNNNNNNNNNNNNNNNNNNNNNNNNNNNNNNNNNNNNNNNNNNNNNNNNNNNNNNNNNNNNNNNNNNNNNNNNNNNNNNNNNNNNNNNNNNNNNNNNNNNNNNNNNNNNNNNNNNNNNNNNNNNNNNNNNNNNNNNNNNNNNNNNNNNNNNNNNNNNNNNNNNNNNNNNNNNNNNNNNNNNNNNNNNNNNNNNNNNNNNNNNNNNNNNNNNNNNNNNNNNNNNNNNNNNNNNNNNNNNNNNNNNNNNNNNNNNNNNNNNNNNNNNNNNNNNNNNNNNNNNNNNNNNNNNNNNNNNNNNNNNNNNNNNNNNNNNNNNNNNNNNNNNNNNNNNNNNNNNNNNNNNNNNNNNNNNNNNNNNNNNNNNNNNNNNNNNNNNNNNNNNNNNNNNNNNNNNNNNNNNNNNNNNNNNNNNNNNNNNNNNNNNNNNNNNNNNNNNNNNNNNNNNNNNNNNNNNNNNNNNNNNNNNNNNNNNNNNNNNNNNNNNNNNNNNNNNNNNNNNNNNNNNNNNNNNNNNNNNNNNNNNNNNNNNNNNNNNNNNNNNNNNNNNNNNNNNNNNNNNNNNNNNNNNNNNNNNNNNNNNNNNNNNNNNNNNNNNNNNNNNNNNNNNNNNNNNNNNNNNNNNNNNNNNNNNNNNNNNNNNNNNNNNNNNNNNNNNNNNNNNNNNNNNNNNNNNNNNNNNNNNNNNNNNNNNNNNNNNNNNNNNNNNNNNNNNNNNNNNNNNNNNNNNNNNNNNNNNNNNNNNNNNNNNNNNNNNNNNNNNNNNNNNNNNNNNNNNNNNNNNNNNNNNNNNNNNNNNNNNNNNNNNNNNNNNNNNNNNNNNNNNNNNNNNNNNNNNNNNNNNNNNNNNNNNNNNNNNNNNNNNNNNNNNNNNNNNNNNNNNNNNNNNNNNNNNNNNNNNNNNNNNNNNNNNNNNNNNNNNNNNNNNNNNNNNNNNNNNNNNNNNNNNNNNNNNNNNNNNNNNNNNNNNNNNNNNNNNNNNNNNNNNNNNNNNNNNNNNNNNNNNNNNNNNNNNNNNNNNNNNNNNNNNNNNNNNNNNNNNNNNNNNNNNNNNNNNNNNNNNNNNNNNNNNNNNNNNNNNNNNNNNNNNNNNNNNNNNNNNNNNNNNNNNNNNNNNNNNNNNNNNNNNNNNNNNNNNNNNNNNNNNNNNNNNNNNNNNNNNNNNNNNNNNNNNNNNNNNNNNNNNNNNNNNNNNNNNNNNNNNNNNNNNNNNNNNNNNNNNNNNNNNNNNNNNNNNNNNNNNNNTAATAAAAACCTCATAAGCATGAGAATGCCAAAGTTTCCGTTCCTCCGGTGGCATAGTTTCAAAGATATCTCCACACCTATCAaccaaaacattaaacaaatattGAGTTTTGAGAAAGTtgaaacaaaaagagagagaaaacaagaaGACCAAAAATAAGATATTGAGTTTTGAGAAAGTtgaaacaaaaagagagagaaaacaagaCCAAAAATAAGATATTGAGTTTTGAGAAAGTtgaaacaaaaagagagagaaaagaagaccAAGAATTTGCATCCTATTTATTGGAATCGTAGAGGACACATTAGATGAAATTTTGGTGGAGTCTGGAGCAGTAGTGGTGAGTCTCTATCTAGAGAGATATGTGGCTATAGATAGCGAGGGAACACCCGTGGTGACTAATCTGCTTTATGGTCTCTAATAACTGTAGAGCGTGTGGAATATCTTACCCTCGTGACTCGTATATATAAGCCGAAGATGGAGAACGTGGGTTGAGGCTTTGGTTCGACGCGGACATGCAGCGAATGTAACATGAATGTGAGACCAAATGATAGCTGGAAGGACACCTACAACGGCAAACCATCACTTAGTTCGTCATTAATGTATCATAACTAcaataaagtaattatatacGCACTTTGTGTTTTTGAATGTgcgttttctttttattttttataaacaaacaaatatgtaTAATTGAAACATGACAGAAAGAAGGAGGCATGaggaaattgaacacaaaaagttattaatattattagtttataaagTNTTATGCATGATTTCCCTTGTAAGCCAAACCAAGCATGGACTAGAAGGGTTTCCTAATGTTGTCTTGTACATCCATTTTTGTAGAATCTCAGTTACAAAGACAATATCTAGCAAGACACACCGTAGAGCCATTTGGGTCGTGCTTACAATATTTCTCACAATCTTTGTCCGATTTGCACCACCATTCTTCGTCTCTAGCAGCAAAAGCTTGTTGCATAcctgtaaataaaataaaaataaaaataaaggaatacccaagaaaaatatatattgatctCTGCAGTTTGAAAATAAGGTGTGCATTCAAACAAGTGCCACGGAAGAAGGTAGGGAAATACNAGATGCCACCAGAAATAGAAACATAAAGAATGTCAATTGATGAAGTGAAGCTTTTGCCGTTTCTTTTTTTGAAGGATTTTGCNNNNNNNNNNNNNNNNNNNNNNNNNNNNNNNNNNNNNNNNNNNNNNNNNNNNNNNNNNNNNNNNNNNNNNNNNNNNNNNNNNNNNNNNNNNNNNNNNNNNNNNNNNNNNNNNNNNNNNNNNNNNNNNNNNNNNNNNNNNNNNNNNNNNNNNNNNNNNNNNNNNNNNNNNNNNNNNNNNNNNNNNNNNNNNNNNNNNNNNNNNNNNNNNNNNNNNNNNNNNNNNNNNNNNNNNNNNNNNNNNNNNNNNNNNNNNNNNNNNNNNNNNNNNNNNNNNNNNNNNNNNNNNNNNNNNNNNNNNNNNNNNNNNNNNNNNNNNNNNNNNNNNNNNNNNNNNNNNNNNNNNNNNNNNNNNNNNNNNNNNNNNNNNNNNNNNNNNNNNNNNNNNNNNNNNNNNNNNNNNNNNNNNNNNNNNNNNNNNNNNNNNNNNNNNNNNNNNNNNNNNNNNNNNNNNNNNNNNNNNNNNNNNNNNNNNNNNNNNNNNNNNNNNNNNNNNNNNNNNNNNNNNNNNNNNNNNNNNNNNNNNNNNNNNNNNNNNNNNNNNNNNNNNNNNNNNNNNNNNNNNNNNNNNNNNNNNNNNNNNNNNNNNNNNNNNNNNNNNNNNNNNNNNNNNNNNNNNNNNNNNNNNNNNNNNNNNNNNNNNNNNNNNNNNNNNNNNNNNNNNNNNNNNNNNNNNNNNNNNNNNNNNNNNNNNNNNNNNNNNNNNNNNNNNNNNNNNNNNNNNNNNNNNNNNNNNNNNNNNNNNNNNNNNNNNNNNNNNNNNNNNNNNNNNNNNNNNNNNNNNNNNNNNNNNNNNNNNNNNNNNNNNNNNNNNNNNNNNNNNNNNNNNNNNNNNNNNNNNNNNNNNNNNNNNNNNNNNNNNNNNNNNNNNNNNNNNNNNNNNNNNNNNNNNNNNNNNNNNNNNNNNNNNNNNNNNNNNNNNNNNNNNNNNNNNNNNNNNNNNNNNNNNNNNNNNNNNNNNNNNNNNNNNNNNNNNNNNNNNNNNNNNNNNNNNNNNNNNNNNNNNNNNNNNNNNNNNNNNNNNNNNNNNNNNNNNNNNNNNNNNNNNNNNNNNNNNNNNNNNNNNNNNNNNNNNNNNNNNNNNNNNNNNNNNNNNNNNNNNNNNNNNNNNNNNNNNNNNNNNNNNNNNNNNNNNNNNNNNNNNNNNNNNNNNNNNNNNNNNNNNNNNNNNNNNNNNNNNNNNNNNNNNNNNNNNNNNNNNNNNNNNNNNNNNNNNNNNNNNNNNNNNNNNNNNNNNNNNNNNNNNNNNNNNNNNNNNNNNNNNNNNNNNNNNNNNNNNNNNNNNNNNNNNNNNNNNNNNNNNNNNNNNNNNNNNNNNNNNNNNNNNNNNNNNNNNNNNNNNNNNNNNNNNNNNNNNNNNNNNNNNNNNNNNNNNNNNNNNNNNNNNNNNNNNNNNNNNNNNNNNNNNNNNNNNNNNNNNNNNNNNNNNNNNNNNNNNNNNNNNNNNNNNNNNNNNNNNNNNNNNNNNNNNNNNNNNNNNNNNNNNNNNNNNNNNNNNNNNNNNNNNNNNNNNNNNNNNNNNNNNNNNNNNNNNNNNNNNNNNNNNNNNNNNNNNNNNNNNNNNNNNNNNNNNNNNNNNNNNNNNNNNNNNNNNNNNNNNNNNNNNNNNNNNNNNNNNNNNNNNNNNNNNNNNNNNNNNNNNNNNNNNNNNNNNNNNNNNNNNNNNNNNNNNN encodes the following:
- the LOC106778484 gene encoding oil body-associated protein 2C-like, with product MPPEERKLWHSHAYEVKSGLWVNPRVPELIGKPELENLAKTYGKFCCTWQADRGDRLPMGALALMISPQVESPSLVNDAKYNFFSENDQPLG